One Streptomyces sp. V4I8 genomic window carries:
- a CDS encoding exo-beta-N-acetylmuramidase NamZ domain-containing protein, which translates to MRLSRRALLAATTAAASLPSAAAASERHRRLRTGFERLGADGYAPLDGQRVGIVTNPTGITRDVRHVVDVMHADDRVNLRAVFGPEHGFRGTAQAGGSEGRYDDPATGLPVYDTYLKSGQPLADIFTASGVDTIVFDIQDVGARFYTYIWTLYDCMEAARLAGKRFVVLDRPNPVTGRSAQGPVLHKEFATFIGREPVSQAHGMTVAELARLFNGEFLTAPVPLETVRMTGWRRSDFYDASGLPWVPPSPNMPTPDTALVYSGTCLFEGTNLSEGRGTTRPFELLGAEGIDGRWAVAAGELRLPGVHFREAYFAPTFSKFQGKTIGGVQVHVHDRAAYDPVRTGIGLLVTAKKAWSGFGWRPDNWIDKLTGSTQVRTMIDAGAGTDDVVAGWQRELAAFRRMREEYLLYK; encoded by the coding sequence ATGCGCCTATCCAGACGAGCTCTCCTCGCAGCGACAACGGCAGCAGCGTCCCTCCCTTCGGCAGCGGCGGCGTCCGAGCGCCACAGACGATTGCGCACCGGCTTCGAGCGCCTCGGAGCCGACGGCTACGCACCCCTCGACGGCCAACGGGTGGGAATCGTCACCAACCCCACCGGCATCACCCGCGACGTCCGCCACGTCGTCGACGTCATGCACGCCGACGACAGAGTGAACCTACGGGCCGTCTTCGGCCCGGAACACGGCTTCCGCGGCACCGCCCAGGCAGGCGGCTCGGAAGGCCGCTACGACGACCCGGCGACCGGCCTGCCGGTCTACGACACGTACCTCAAGAGCGGTCAGCCCCTCGCCGACATCTTCACGGCCTCCGGCGTCGACACGATCGTCTTCGACATCCAGGACGTGGGCGCCCGCTTCTACACCTACATCTGGACCCTCTACGACTGCATGGAGGCGGCCCGGCTGGCCGGCAAGCGCTTCGTCGTACTGGACCGGCCGAACCCGGTGACCGGACGGTCGGCCCAAGGCCCGGTCCTGCACAAGGAGTTCGCCACCTTCATCGGCCGGGAACCGGTCTCCCAGGCGCACGGAATGACGGTCGCGGAGCTGGCGCGGCTGTTCAACGGGGAGTTCCTCACCGCCCCCGTGCCGCTGGAGACCGTACGGATGACGGGCTGGCGGCGATCCGACTTCTACGACGCCTCGGGCCTGCCCTGGGTGCCACCGAGCCCGAACATGCCGACGCCGGACACCGCCCTGGTGTACTCGGGCACCTGCCTCTTCGAGGGCACGAACCTCTCGGAGGGACGCGGCACCACCCGCCCCTTCGAACTGCTGGGCGCGGAGGGCATCGACGGCCGCTGGGCGGTGGCGGCGGGCGAACTCCGCCTCCCCGGCGTGCACTTCAGGGAGGCCTACTTCGCCCCCACGTTCTCGAAGTTCCAGGGCAAGACCATCGGCGGCGTGCAGGTCCATGTCCACGACCGCGCCGCCTACGACCCCGTCCGCACCGGAATCGGCCTGCTGGTGACCGCCAAGAAGGCCTGGAGCGGCTTCGGTTGGCGCCCCGACAACTGGATCGACAAGCTCACCGGCTCCACCCAGGTGCGCACGATGATCGACGCGGGCGCGGGCACCGACGACGTGGTGGCGGGCTGGCAGCGGGAGCTTGCGGCGTTCCGGCGGATGCGCGAGGAGTACCTGCTGTACAAATGA
- a CDS encoding serine-threonine protein kinase, with translation MAEPAVSVTPYWELTFDADGDPDARRRDRLLAGVARHHVRDLIVFAHGWNSDRSGATRLYDRFFAPIPQLAPAARIGYVGVVWPSMRFSDEPIPDFPRAVAAEMPRRPVLDKDTRHALLETFPGRATVIDQIARMLDQQPREETELEEFGRLVRMLVDVVPPGPQALFAADTLCEGVPQDSPDLFSGSTAALCEEFARALAQLEAPDSTPSDGTPTGAASFSLPNPWEGAHELLRQATYYAMKRRAGTVGERGLGRVLGQLAERAQEVRVHLVGHSFGARLVSFALRGLPKGVRTVKSVTLLQGAFSHYAFASRLPHDARAGGVLEGQQNRVDGPLVCCYSRHDSALSTMYPLASRMAGDARGIAAPDVGRMLGAKWGAMGHDGVQAVPGTRSFELADALGATLPTSGCVNIDAAAVVRRGGPPAGAHSDIVHRELARVVLAAGRIH, from the coding sequence ATGGCGGAACCGGCAGTGAGCGTGACTCCCTACTGGGAGCTGACCTTCGACGCGGACGGGGATCCGGACGCCCGGAGGCGGGACCGGCTGCTGGCCGGGGTGGCGCGGCACCACGTCCGTGATCTGATCGTCTTCGCGCACGGCTGGAACAGCGACCGCTCGGGAGCCACGCGGCTCTACGACCGCTTCTTCGCGCCGATCCCGCAGCTCGCTCCGGCGGCGAGGATCGGGTACGTGGGCGTGGTCTGGCCGTCCATGCGGTTCTCCGACGAGCCGATCCCGGACTTTCCGCGGGCCGTGGCGGCCGAGATGCCCCGTCGGCCGGTGCTCGACAAGGACACGCGGCACGCGCTGCTGGAGACGTTTCCCGGACGGGCGACCGTGATCGACCAGATCGCGCGCATGCTGGACCAGCAGCCGCGTGAGGAAACCGAGTTGGAGGAGTTCGGGCGGCTGGTGCGGATGCTGGTGGACGTCGTCCCGCCAGGGCCGCAGGCGCTCTTCGCGGCGGACACGCTGTGCGAGGGGGTGCCGCAGGACTCGCCGGACCTGTTCTCCGGCTCGACCGCCGCCCTGTGCGAGGAGTTCGCGCGGGCGCTGGCGCAACTCGAAGCGCCGGACAGCACACCGTCGGACGGGACTCCGACCGGTGCGGCCTCGTTCTCGTTGCCGAACCCCTGGGAAGGCGCCCACGAGCTGCTGCGGCAGGCGACGTACTACGCCATGAAGCGCCGTGCGGGGACGGTCGGAGAGCGCGGGCTCGGCCGGGTGCTCGGGCAGCTGGCCGAGCGGGCGCAGGAGGTGCGGGTGCATCTCGTCGGGCACAGCTTCGGCGCACGGCTGGTGTCGTTCGCGCTGCGCGGGCTGCCGAAGGGCGTGCGCACGGTGAAGTCCGTGACGCTGCTCCAAGGCGCCTTCTCGCACTACGCGTTCGCGTCCCGGCTGCCGCACGACGCGCGGGCGGGCGGTGTGCTGGAGGGGCAGCAGAACCGGGTCGACGGACCGCTGGTGTGCTGCTACTCGCGGCACGACTCGGCCCTGTCGACCATGTATCCGCTCGCCTCCCGGATGGCGGGGGACGCGCGCGGGATCGCGGCCCCGGATGTCGGCCGGATGCTGGGTGCCAAGTGGGGTGCGATGGGGCACGACGGGGTGCAGGCGGTGCCGGGGACCCGTTCGTTCGAGCTGGCGGACGCGCTGGGGGCGACGCTGCCCACCTCGGGATGCGTGAACATCGACGCGGCGGCGGTCGTCAGGCGTGGCGGGCCGCCGGCGGGAGCGCACAGCGACATCGTGCACCGGGAGCTGGCGCGGGTGGTGCTGGCGGCGGGCCGAATCCACTGA
- a CDS encoding penicillin acylase family protein, whose product MPRRTPRNALVGLRTPGRFLGFLKTASVCVLIAGLLSPFSPAAAASPAAAAVAADHCGNQCSDILPPGQNGNATLAQILLNQAFGTMPDHASDQLGPYAGLAKGYSTLTNATINNFFNDASFGVPSDQVASTVSPAGRSDVTIVRDKKTGVPHITGTTRYGTEFGAGYAAAQDRLWLMDVFRHVGRGQLTSFAGGAPSNQGLEQQFWRHAPYTEADLQAQIDNAVATNGERGQLALADAKAYLDGINAYIDASDSGRYFPGEYVLTGHKDSVTNAGTIEHFKITDLVALGSVIGALFGSGGGGEVNNAISLLAAQEKYGVAEGTKLWESFRERNDPEAVVTVHDKSFPYATKPADPQGEALPDAGSVAEEQLVHDRTGSAAGSAASAASSTAAKTAMTSAKRGMSNALVVGGEHTASGHPVAVFGPQTGYFAPQLLLLQEIQGPGISARGASFAGLSMYVELGRGQDYSWSATTSGQDIIDTYAVELCQDDYHYLYRGTCTAMEKVEQKNAWKPTTADSTAEGSYTMRVWRTKYGPVTHRATVGGKKVAYTTLRSSYLHEADSIIGFQMLNDPDYVKGPEDFQKAVQHINYTFNWFYVDSEHTAYYNSGDNPVRATGVDAEFPVWAQQAYEWRGWNPTTNTAQYTPPSAHPNSIDQDYYISWNNKQAKDYTTAPWGDGSVHRGNLLENRVRKLVDAGGVTRASLVKAMADAGLADLRAEDVLPDLLKVVNSSPVTDSTAAAAVSKLQTWLTAGGRRTETSAGSKTYANADAIRLLDAWWPLLVKAEFEPGLGSELYSAMSDNLPIDESPSAAHGPTGSHAGSSFQYGWWSYVDKDIRAVLGESVQGPLDRKYCGGGSLSACRDLLISTLKEAAGKTAAQVYPGDDQCSAGDQWCADSIVQRTLGGIKHGKISWQNRPTYQQVVEFTSHR is encoded by the coding sequence ATGCCACGGCGTACCCCACGCAACGCCCTAGTCGGACTGAGAACTCCCGGCAGATTCCTCGGGTTCCTGAAGACCGCATCCGTATGCGTTCTGATTGCCGGTCTTTTGTCGCCGTTTTCCCCGGCGGCCGCCGCGTCCCCGGCCGCGGCGGCCGTCGCCGCGGACCACTGCGGGAACCAGTGCTCCGACATTCTTCCGCCTGGTCAGAACGGCAATGCCACCCTCGCCCAGATCCTGCTCAACCAGGCTTTCGGCACCATGCCCGACCACGCCTCGGACCAGCTGGGCCCCTACGCCGGTCTGGCCAAGGGCTACTCCACCCTCACCAACGCGACGATCAACAACTTCTTCAACGACGCCTCGTTCGGCGTTCCGTCCGATCAAGTCGCCTCCACCGTCAGTCCCGCCGGGCGCAGTGACGTGACGATCGTCCGTGACAAGAAGACGGGCGTCCCGCACATCACCGGTACCACCAGATACGGCACGGAGTTCGGCGCCGGCTATGCGGCCGCCCAGGACCGGCTGTGGCTCATGGACGTCTTCCGCCACGTCGGACGCGGCCAGCTCACCTCCTTCGCCGGTGGCGCACCCTCCAACCAGGGCCTGGAGCAGCAGTTCTGGCGCCACGCGCCCTACACCGAAGCCGATCTCCAGGCCCAGATCGACAACGCTGTCGCCACCAACGGCGAACGCGGACAGCTGGCCCTCGCCGACGCCAAGGCCTACCTCGACGGCATCAACGCCTACATCGACGCCTCCGACAGCGGCCGCTACTTCCCCGGCGAGTACGTCCTGACCGGCCACAAGGACTCCGTCACCAACGCCGGCACCATCGAGCACTTCAAGATCACCGACCTGGTCGCGCTGGGCTCCGTCATCGGCGCCCTGTTCGGCTCCGGGGGCGGCGGCGAGGTCAACAACGCGATCTCCCTGCTCGCCGCGCAGGAAAAGTACGGAGTCGCCGAGGGCACCAAGCTGTGGGAGTCGTTCCGCGAACGCAACGACCCCGAGGCGGTCGTCACCGTCCACGACAAGAGCTTCCCGTACGCCACCAAGCCCGCCGACCCCCAGGGCGAGGCCCTGCCCGACGCCGGTTCCGTGGCCGAGGAACAGCTGGTCCACGACCGTACGGGCAGCGCGGCCGGTTCGGCCGCGAGCGCCGCGTCGAGCACGGCGGCCAAGACCGCCATGACCTCGGCCAAGCGCGGCATGTCCAACGCCCTGGTGGTCGGCGGCGAGCACACCGCCAGCGGCCACCCGGTCGCCGTCTTCGGCCCGCAGACCGGCTACTTCGCACCCCAGCTGCTCCTGCTCCAGGAGATCCAGGGCCCGGGCATCAGCGCCCGCGGCGCCTCTTTCGCCGGCCTGAGCATGTACGTCGAGCTCGGCCGCGGCCAGGACTACTCCTGGAGCGCCACCACCTCCGGCCAGGACATCATCGACACCTACGCCGTCGAGCTGTGCCAGGACGACTACCACTACCTGTATCGCGGGACCTGCACCGCGATGGAGAAGGTCGAGCAGAAGAACGCCTGGAAGCCGACGACCGCCGACAGCACCGCCGAGGGCTCGTACACGATGCGGGTCTGGCGGACGAAGTACGGTCCCGTCACCCACCGCGCCACCGTCGGCGGCAAGAAGGTCGCCTACACCACCCTGCGCTCGTCCTATCTGCACGAGGCCGACTCGATCATCGGCTTCCAGATGCTGAACGACCCGGACTACGTCAAGGGCCCGGAGGACTTCCAGAAGGCGGTGCAGCACATCAACTACACCTTCAACTGGTTCTACGTCGACTCCGAGCACACCGCCTACTACAACAGCGGCGACAACCCGGTACGGGCGACCGGCGTCGACGCGGAGTTCCCGGTGTGGGCCCAGCAGGCGTACGAATGGCGGGGCTGGAACCCGACGACGAACACGGCCCAGTACACCCCGCCCTCGGCCCACCCCAACTCCATCGACCAGGACTACTACATCTCCTGGAACAACAAGCAGGCCAAGGACTACACGACCGCCCCCTGGGGCGACGGCTCCGTCCACCGCGGCAACCTGCTGGAGAACCGGGTGAGGAAGCTGGTCGACGCGGGCGGCGTGACCCGGGCCTCGCTGGTGAAGGCGATGGCCGACGCGGGCCTGGCCGACCTGCGGGCCGAGGACGTGCTGCCCGACCTGCTCAAGGTCGTGAACAGCTCCCCGGTGACCGACTCCACCGCCGCCGCGGCCGTGAGCAAGCTGCAGACATGGCTGACGGCGGGCGGCAGGCGCACCGAGACCTCGGCCGGTTCGAAGACGTACGCCAACGCCGACGCGATCCGCCTCCTGGACGCGTGGTGGCCGCTGCTGGTGAAGGCGGAGTTCGAACCGGGCCTCGGCAGCGAGCTGTACAGCGCGATGAGCGACAACCTGCCCATCGACGAGTCCCCGTCCGCCGCCCACGGCCCGACCGGCTCGCACGCCGGAAGCTCCTTCCAGTACGGCTGGTGGTCCTACGTCGACAAGGACATCCGGGCCGTGCTCGGTGAGTCGGTGCAGGGCCCGCTCGACCGCAAGTACTGCGGTGGCGGCAGCCTCAGCGCCTGCCGGGACCTCCTGATCAGCACCCTGAAGGAGGCGGCCGGCAAGACCGCGGCCCAGGTCTACCCGGGCGACGACCAGTGCTCGGCCGGCGACCAGTGGTGCGCCGACTCGATCGTCCAGCGCACGCTGGGCGGTATCAAGCACGGCAAGATCAGCTGGCAGAACCGGCCGACGTATCAGCAGGTCGTGGAGTTCACGTCCCACAGGTGA